One window from the genome of Bacillus rossius redtenbacheri isolate Brsri chromosome 10, Brsri_v3, whole genome shotgun sequence encodes:
- the LOC134536131 gene encoding E3 ubiquitin-protein ligase sina-like isoform X1, whose translation MRKKVYLISISCIFNISQFHFNTRKSLNHCSVRCKMSSLALSQSLQATLRCPSCDNYMRAPIRQCASGHSVCGPCVSEKPDCPRCRRSFIETRNFGLQAIAERVKLPCPNSCEGCVVTCLQADLGDHLGNCVYTKHRCKVQVCKWTGRLSLLLEHVQKLHRKRNCN comes from the exons ATGAGAAAAAAAGTGTACTTAATTTCAATAAgctgtatttttaacatttcccAATTTCATTTCAATACTCGAAAATCATTGAATCATTGTTCAG TCAGGTGCAAGATGTCTTCCCTGGCCCTGAGCCAGAGCCTGCAGGCAACGCTCAGGTGTCCCTCGTGCGATAACTACATGAGGGCTCCCATCAGGCAGTGCGCCAGCGGGCACAGCGTCTGCGGCCCGTGCGTGTCGGAGAAGCCGGACTGCCCCCGGTGCCGGCGCAGCTTCATCGAGACGAGAAACTTCGGGCTCCAGGCGATAGCGGAGAGAGTGAAGCTCCCGTGCCCCAACAGCTGCGAGGGGTGCGTAGTGACGTGCCTGCAAGCCGACCTGGGCGACCACCTCGGCAACTGTGTCTACACGAAACACAG ATGCAAGGTACAGGTTTGCAAGTGGACCGGGCGACTTTCTCTGTTGTTGGAACATGTTCAGAAACTTCATCGGAAGCGAAACTGTAATTGA
- the LOC134536131 gene encoding E3 ubiquitin-protein ligase sina-like isoform X3 produces the protein MSSLALSQSLQATLRCPSCDNYMRAPIRQCASGHSVCGPCVSEKPDCPRCRRSFIETRNFGLQAIAERVKLPCPNSCEGCVVTCLQADLGDHLGNCVYTKHRCKVQVCKWTGRLSLLLEHVQKLHRKRNCN, from the exons ATGTCTTCCCTGGCCCTGAGCCAGAGCCTGCAGGCAACGCTCAGGTGTCCCTCGTGCGATAACTACATGAGGGCTCCCATCAGGCAGTGCGCCAGCGGGCACAGCGTCTGCGGCCCGTGCGTGTCGGAGAAGCCGGACTGCCCCCGGTGCCGGCGCAGCTTCATCGAGACGAGAAACTTCGGGCTCCAGGCGATAGCGGAGAGAGTGAAGCTCCCGTGCCCCAACAGCTGCGAGGGGTGCGTAGTGACGTGCCTGCAAGCCGACCTGGGCGACCACCTCGGCAACTGTGTCTACACGAAACACAG ATGCAAGGTACAGGTTTGCAAGTGGACCGGGCGACTTTCTCTGTTGTTGGAACATGTTCAGAAACTTCATCGGAAGCGAAACTGTAATTGA